CCGATTTTGATCCTTAAACATGAACATGGAAGTAGCTGAATAGCCGTAGCTAATGTTATACTTTTTGAAGAGGTATGGCAGGTTGCCGTAGTCATCTACCTTAGTATTGACAGGCTGGGTAATCAATGTTTCGAAAGGAACAAGACCAAGCAAGCCATCGGGTATGATCCTGAGCGTATTTACTTTTGTAGTGTCAATATTTTTAAGAGGGGTAGCCAGAATTTTTTTGAAGAGCTCATATGCCAAGTTCGTGTAATCACGATATGCTTGTGAGGGATTTTTTTGCTCAAAATTTGGTGTTAATGCTTTTCTGAATTCTTCTATCTCTTTATTGTCAACCAAAGGTATAGATTGGAAAGAGGCAGTGTATTTGGTAATAGTGAAGACGTAGGTTTGGTCTTCTCCATTAAAATATTCAATTAGTGCTTCATTGGATTTTAATTTTTGCTGTACTTCTTCTATAGACAGTACATTGAAGTTGTATTTGAGATTGTAGTATTCGGGGTAGTTTTGTTCCAGGTGAGTGATTAGGCTATCATATTTATCCTTAAGTGAAATCAGTTTGTTTTGAAGATTCATTATCTCTTTATGGCTGAATTTGATCTTAGAGGAAACCAGTTTGGATTGGAGATAATTAATTTGTCTACTAATCAGTGCATCCTGTATTCGAATACTATCTTGTATTTCACCAAATTTTATAGCTGAAGAATTCCATTTAGCATAATGAATATTGTCTCCCTTTATATGTTCATACATTATAAATGCGTCTTTTACATAGGAAGTCTCATTGGTTTTATTATAAAGAAAGTACGTTGTTTTAATGCAATGAGATGCTACTTTGAAGTAATGATGATTTTTTACTATTTCATCATTAACTTGGAAGCGTAATCTTTTTTTGTTATAAACTAAACTCAATGCCTGTTCTAAAGCTTTTTTTGATTTTATTAGATTCAACAAATCATTGTCATTTTGATATTTAGAATAAAAGAGTTTCCCAACTCGGTAAAAGCTTTCAATATCAGACATACCATACATCCGTTGTTGGTGATCGTCAAATAAGTTATTAATGGATGGGGTTTCTAAATTAAGCGCAAGAAGACTATCTGCAAGATTTAATTCCTTCAAATCTAGTGCGAGGTCTGTATATGCGTTAATAAGTCTGCTCATGGTATGAGTTCGCTTAACTCGATTATTATTTAAAATATTAAGAGCTTTTTCGTAGAACATTTTCGCAGAGTCGTAATCTCCTATTTGATGGTAAATCTTACCTTGTATTCTATAAGCCGTAATTAGAGATAAACATGATGTACAGTATTTATGGAGGCCCATTATACTTTTCTTGATTAAATATTTTGCAGTATCTGGCTTGTTCATTTCCATATAGATACCTGCCTTAGCTTGATTTGAAGTATGAGGGATAATGGATAAGTTATTAAAAGGCTTTACCAAAAACGTTGCGCTATCGTAGTATGAAATAGCGGTTAAATGGTTTTTTTGAGTTGTTTCGATGAATGCTCTGAGTAGATAGCATTGCCCTAAATAATCAAAAAATAATGATGAATTAAGAATCTGGCTTGCTTGAAAGATAGATTCAGTTGATCTATCAAACATAAGCATCCTATAGAATAAGATTGCCTGTTCTAACTTTGCTGTCCCAATCTTAAAATGTCTGGAGGGCAAAAGCTGTTCTTTTAATTTTAAATTTTGTTTATTAAAATGAAAGGACTCAGTATAGTCATCAAGCAGTCGGTGTGATTGAGCTAAGTGATAATATGCTTCGCTTTCTAGATATTTATTTCCAGTGTTAGCTGAATTAAGATTAGTTAAGGCACTATCATTTAACACTTTTATTGCTTCATAATAGTGGCCTTTGGCGTTAAGTAACTCTCCTGTAAAGTTGTAATATGTTGCTTTAAGAAAATTATCCTCTGAAAAGAACTGGGTAATCAATCCATGGCTTTCATTTAACAAAAAAAAGATGAATCGTTTCCTGCCCAAATGTAAAGATTTGCTAAGGATAACCGAGCAATTACCGATAATTCGTTCCATTTTGGAATGTACGAAATAGATTGCCTGTATAACTTTTGCGCTAATGGTCTGTTATTTGGGCGATAATATTTTCCTAGGATGAAAAGATAGTGTCCATAATATGTGCTACCTAGCATATCACTTAGAAATAACTTTAGTTCCGATATAATTGGCTCCATTAAATCAGATCTATAATCCGCAGCATAAACATCACAAACTCCTAATAAACTGGCTATATAATCATCTTTAGAAATCAAGTCATTTATACTTCCTTTATTAAGTTCGGCAGCCTTAGTATAAGCTTCCTGTCCTTCATCATATTGATAATTGCGTACATAGCTTTTGCCTAGCAGGTTTAGCAGTTTTATTCTCTGAGGCAGGTCTTTTTTATATTTTGGAAGAAGGTTATTAATGAGTTGAATACACGAATCGAATTGCGCGTGACTATAGTGGTATTGAAGGGTTTCGGTGTATTCATCCTGCCCGTAAGATGTGGTTGCATAAAGGGAAACTACAGAAAATACTACGGGGAGGAAATAGTTTTTTAGCATGTTAGAGGAGAACCAGTGAACTCAATCGGTTAAAAGAGCTGTAAAATGTATAGTAGCAAATTTAACTAATGCCCTTAATATTAGTTCCTGATGTAAGGTTTCCAGAGTTAAAAATTATCCAATCGCATTATATATCGCCTTTTCCCTGGCATCCAGACATTGGTGCAAAACCTCAATAAGCTCGGTTAGGCTTTCTGGCCTTTTGGAGGGATTATCTTCCATGGCAACTTGTATAAAGTTTCTAAAACAGTAAGGTATGATCTTCAGGTTAATTTCTTGGGGGCTGTCTGAAAATATCCGGTTCAGCCCGGTATCAAAGCCGGGTTGGAATTTAGTACACAATATATCGTAAACCAGTGCGCCAATTGACCAGATTTCAGAACGAATGTCATAATCAGCATAGTTTTTAATCTCTGGTGCCATGTATTTTAGGTTGGAGACCAGCATGAGGCTTTTGTTGTAGACGGGCCGGAATAAATTAAAGCTGGTAATTTTTGGAGTGAAAAAGGGGAAAGTAAACTCTACAAAGATGTTGTTCATACAGATATCCCTATGTAAAATCCCGCCATCATGAATGACCTCAAACCCTTTCAATATCTTAAAGATCATTTCTTTTATAACTTCATAGGAGGGGCAGCCGTGTCTCATTAACTGATCCATAGTTGTACCTTTTGTCTTTTCCTGAATACTATATACCAGGTCTTGTTTCTGCAAATGTTTTATTTTGTAGTATTTTATTATGTAAGGGCTGTCTAAAGTTTGGTTGGCAAGGGTGAGATAAGAGCTGTTTAAGGTATGCTGAAATGGAATGGGCTCTATCTGGTATATTTTGTTCCTGCTAAGCCCGCAGAGGGATGGGGCATTGTCCTTCAACCGAATATTTCTTGTCATTGTCCACTAGTGACTGATTAACCGTTTAATTGCCTTACTGTTATTTGTAATGTAGTGTCTAAGATTTCAAAAAGTAAACATGCTTCTTGATGTAGTTTTTGAGTTGCTCTTTAGCAAGAATAATGCCTGAGAGTCTCAAAATGTGAGACTCTCAACAGGAGTATTTATTCATTTAGAAGAGTAGCAAGTGCGCCTGAACGGAGGCCGGTATTTGGGAGAGAAACCAAGGTTGAATTCTACCGGGTATTCATATACAAAACTTTCATGTTTTGTGCAGTAGGTTATGGGTGCGCCTATCAACCGCATGATTTCGAGATGGCGGTATAGTGTGCTTCGGGATATGCTTAATTTTGAGGATAATACTTCAGGTGAGCCGGTACATTTTAACCTGATCAATTGGTCCAACCTTTCAATGTTGTAAAGATATTGTTCAAATTTAATAGCCATACTGTTATAGAGGAACTTACGTTTTTACAGTAGTGCTTCTGATGAGGAAAGGTAAACTGGTCAGGTAAAGGTTTCCGGTATTTTTTCTAATCGATTTTATTTAAAAGTTTACTGGCGAGTTCGGTATACATACCCTGTTGGTCAATGATCTTATGCAGCAATGCCTTCAATGGCTCAGGTTCATTGCTTTGGAGGTATGCCATCACCAGATACCACTGGCTATGTTGTGTTAAAATAGAGTCATTGCTTACTTCTATTAGGGCTTCAAAAGCTGCAATGGCCTTTTGAGATTCTTCAAGCTGGAGGTAGCAATTGCCTAGATAAAGGTAGTAGACCGGTTGATCGGGATTGGCGAAAACAGCCAGTTCAGTTGCAGCCTCCTGATATTTTCCTTCACTATATAACTGCAGCGCATTGGATATTGCTTCACCTTCTCCCCGTTGGATGGTCACTGCTGGATAAAGTTCGTAGAACTCTTCAAATTGGCTGCTGATGGGCTGATTGGAAATATAAAAAAAGTATCCGATGGAGGCTATCAAAAGGACAGAAGCGGCGGCTATCCATAATTTCTTAAAGTAGCGGGTGTTTTGATTTTCAGATATGGGAGTGTTTGCGGAAATACCTTTCAGGTAGGCTTTTAATTTTGCCTTTTCACTTGCTTTTATTGCGGCCACCACACGCTTTTCATGAAGCACCGCCTCTTTAAATTCAGGATCTTCCAGAAGAAGAATAAAGCTGCCCTTTTCACTTTCGGTAAGCGAATTGGTCAGATACTTATCTATAAGTACTCTATGGGTTTCTTCTTGCATACTTATAGTTTTTCGAGCTCTTTTGTTTTTTCTACAAGCTTTTTAAAACACCTTGATTTAGAAGTCTTGGCTACATCTGCACTTGCAAATCCCATGATGCCTGCTATATCATCCATACTCCTTTTTTCAATATAAAAATATTTAATGATCCTGTAACATTTCTCACCTATAGTTTCCAGTGCCCGGTTGGTGATGCTAAGGAGCTCAGCTTTATATTCCATATCGTCCAGGTCTGAGAGCTCATCATCTTTCAGGTACTGTTCGTAGTAGCCTTCTGCATCAATTGAGCTAATGATCGTTTTGCTTTTTTCCCGTTGTGCAGATAACCAAATATTATAGCAGATACCGAAGATATAGCTTTTGGCGTTTATTAAATGATCCAGTTTGCCGGCATGAACTTTATCTCTCAATTCCAGCAAGGCATCAATAAACAGGTCTTCAGCCTCTTCACCTGAGCACCTGGTTTTCTTCTTCAAACCATTGACACAATAGCTTTTATAAGCAATCACCAGATCCTCAAGGCAAGACGAGTCATCCTGTTTAAGTCTTTGAATTATACGGTCATTGTCAAGATGGATCACTTATTAGTGCAGATAGTTTAAAAAGGTAAACAACAAACACGTTAAAAAATTGTAAGCTGTCAAAGCCAATTTGGTCATTATTGTTTTAACAGCGGTTAAATTTATTAATTTAGAGTCAAATAATGAACACGAATATATGGAAGTTGTAATAGAATTTGGAAAGCTTTTGATACCTGCCGCAGTGGTGCTTTATGCCATGTACCTTGTAGTAAAGTCATTTCTGGATAAGGAACTTGAAAAACAGCGCATGGAGATCAGAAGCAAGAGCATAGAAACGGTGTTGCCAAACCGACTGCATGCCTATGAAAGGGTGTGTCTTTTCCTTGAGCGGATCACCCCAAATAACCTTGTTATAAGACTGAATAACGGGCAATATACAGCACGGGAATTTCAGCAAATACTGCTCAATGAAATACGTGAAGAATATAACCATAATGTATCTCAACAGCTTTATATGAGCGAAGAGGCCTGGGAACTTGTGAAATCGGCGAAGGAAGACCTGATCGTGATGGTAAATGAAGCAACCAACAGAATGCCTGAAAAAGCTACCAATATTGATTTAGCCAGGCAAATCTTTGAAATGGCTGTAGAAAAGGATTTCGATCCCATCCAGCATGCGCTGACACAGGTAAAAAATGAGATCAGACAAACTTTTTAAACACTGGCCTGCGTTGACCACTTAAATATGTAATTGATTTTATGGAAAATGTAAATAGTAATAAATTTTTTGACAGTGCTAAACAACGGGCAGCAAACATATTAAAGAACCAGGAAAGGCTGCTGAACCTGATGAAAGCTTCAGGAGCAAAATTGAAAGAAATTGACGTTGAGAAGCTCAAAGACAACAAGTTTATTGACAGGATAAAAGTGATCATCAGAATGGTGAAGGCTTATAAAAGCGGAGAGTACCGCGACATCCGGTGGCAGAGCGTATTACTTTTGGTAGCCGCACTGGTTTACTTTGTTACTCCTATTGATCTTATTCCCGACTTTATTCCAATAACCGGTTTGGTCGATGACTTTTCCGTGATCGTATGGGTCTATAGTAACCTTAAGGAAGAAATAGAAAGGTACATCCTTTGGGAAGAAGACAAGGTAGCAGAACGTAAATAGCATCTGATGACCTGGTTACCACATCAAAATCAGAATACTAAATGAGCAAAACAGCATTGGTGGCCGGAGCAACAGGGCTGATTGGTGATCAGCTTTTAGATCTGGTCCTTGAAGTATCCTATTATGACAAGGTGATCGTGCTTGCCCGCAGGCCTGTAGAAAAGAAAAGTGACAAACTTACAAACCTTCTGGCTGACTTTGAGAACCTCGATACCTATGCTTCTCAAATAAAGGCCGATGATGTATATTGCTGCCTGGGAACCACCATGAAAAAAGCAGGTAGTAAGGCCAAATTCAGGCAGGTTGACTTTAATTACACTTATCAGATAGCTAAACTTGCGCATGCCGGGGGAGCACAACAATTCTTGCTGATTTCCGCTTTGGGAGCTGATCCAAAATCGTCTGTTTTTTATAATAAGGTTAAGGGCGAAGTGGAGGAAGCCATAACTTCTATGGGTTTCAAATGCTATCATATTTTCAGACCGTCATTATTGATAGGGCAGCGTAACGAAATGAGGTTGGGTGAGGGACTGGGGAAAGTCTTCTTCAGCATATTTGGATTCTTCTTTGTCGGGCCTCTTAAGAAGTATAAAGCCATAGATTCTGTGAAGGTGGCAAGAGCAATGTTTGCTATGGCCAGGCAAAATAAAACAGGCAGGTTTATTCATGAATCAAAGGAACTTCAAAAATATTAACACATACTTTTTATGATTGCAGTTATACAAAGGGTATCGGAATCCTCAGTAAAAATTAATGGTAAGATAAACGGAGAAATAGGTACAGGCTTATTGGTATTTTTAGGCATTGAGGATGAGGATAATGAGGGGGATATTCAGTGGCTTAGCCGCAAGATAGCCAACATGAGGATTTTTGAAGATGAAAATGAAGTTATGAACAAAAGTTTGCTGGATGTGGGAGGAGATGTGTTGTTAATTAGTCAGTTTACCCTGCACGCCAGCACTAAGAAAGGAAACAGACCATCGTATATCAAAGCTGCCAAACCGGATGTGGCCATACCACTTTATGAAAAGTTTATTAAAAGGATAGAGGAAGAAATGGGAAAAACCATCGCTACCGGTGAGTTCGGAGCTGACATGAAAGTGGGACTGGTTAATGACGGACCTGTAACTATTATAATTGATACAAAGGATAAGAAATAAGTGCTATTGAACAGAACGGCATATGACAATTAAAGAAGCACAGGATATAGTTGATCGCTGGATCAATACTACCGGAGTAAGGTATTTTAACGAGCTTACCAATACCGCAATTCTGACCGAGGAGGTAGGGGAAGTGGCTCGCATAATGGCCCGCCGCTACGGAGAGCAGTCGGAAAAAGACTCAGATAAGCATAAAGACCTGGGCGATGAAATGGCTGATGTCTTATGGGTATTGATCTGTCTTGCCAATCAAACAGGAATAGACTTAACCGAGGCCTTCAAAAAGAACCTCGAGAAAAAGAATATCAGAGATAAAGACCGCCATAAGAACAATGAAAAGCTCAGATAAGCGGTTAGGTGTATTAGGAAACGCTAGGCTCCCTCAAAAGCACAATTTCGTCATTCCTGATCACAGGTACCACATCATACTCATCCAGTTTCAGACAGTATTCGATATCTTCATAGATGTTGAGCTTCTGGAGTCTTTTAGCATGCGATGAGCTTTGGACCAGGGCCAGTAAATTATGACTCATATCCTGGTAGGCAGCTTGTACTATTAAGGGAGCATCGCACTCGTTAGCGAAGTCATTTTGTAGCTTTTCAACCAAAGCTCCGGCAAAAAGTGAATCTTCCATATTGACTTTGCCTTTCCAGCCTGCACAGAAGATAAGTACATCCTTTTCCTGATCCCGCAGATACCGGGCTACAGCTGAGATATTCAGGAAAGCCCCTATAACGATTTCATCGGCTTCCCGGGATTTTTCTATGGCCACTGTACCGTTGGTAGTGGTTACAGCTACACTTTTACCCTTTAGTTCTGGGTTCATGTAGTCGAAGGGAGAGTTGCCAAGGTCAAAATGCTCAACCTTTTCGCCATTGCGTTCTCCGGCAATGTAGTAGCCTTTACTCTTCATTTGCTCACATTCGTTCAGTGAGGAGAATGGTTTTATACTTTTAACGCCATAAGCCATGCCGGTGGTCATGCATGAGGTTGCTCTTAAAATATCTACTACAACTACCACTTTATTTTTGACGTCAAACAGGTGAATGAGGTCAGGGCTAAGACAGACATCTATGGTTTTCATATGGGTACATTTATTTTAACCATGATAAAGCTGTAGGGGATGCAGCCTTATCATGGTATGCTATCGAAAGGTATATTATTCTATATTAACGGAAGTTTGTTAACTTCAGCTTTAAGTTTTCTGTTTCTTACTGCAATATAAATTTCACTGCCCGGAGTTGAAAATTCTTTTGTTACATAGCCAAGGCCGATGCCCTGGTTAAGTACCGGAGACATAGTACCGGAGGTTACTTTCCCTATTTCATTTCCATTAGCATCCTCGATAATATAATCATGACGAGGAATACCCTTGTCAATCATTTTAAATCCAACGAGTTTTCTGCTAACACCTTCCTCTTTTTGTTTTTTGAGGTTTTCAGCATTGATGAAGTCCTTAGTGAATTTAGTGATCCAGCCAAGGCCAGCCTCAAGAGGAGAAGTAGTGTCATCAATATCGTTGCCGTAGAGGCAGTATCCCATTTCGAGCCTCAGCGTATCGCGTGCACCCAGGCCTATAGGCTTGATGCCTTCTGCCTTGCCGGCATCCATGATCCTGTTCCAAACCTCCTCAGCGTCCTCATTCTTCACATATAATTCAAAGCCTCCTGCACCGGTATACCCTGTGGCAGACATGATCACATCTTTTACTCCGGCAAACTCGCCATAAGTAAATGTATAGAATTTAACCTCTGAGAGGTCGGTTTCGGTTAACTTTTGAAGTACCTCAGTTGCCTTTGGCCCTTGTACGGCAAACAAAGAGATGCTGTCCGAGATATTTTCCATCTCTGCACCTTCAGTATTATGCTGGCTGATCCAATTCCAGTCCTTTTCGATGTTGGAAGCATTTACAACCAGCATATATTCCTCATCTTTTAGCTTATAAACCAGCAGATCATCCACAACTCCCCCTTTGTCATTAGGAAGGCATGAGTATTGAGCTTTACCGTCTTCAAGTTTTGAGGCATCATTGCTGGTAACCTTCTGGATCAGGTCCAGAGCTTTTGGTCCCTTAACCATAAACTCGCCCATATGGGAAACATCAAACATGCCCACACCGTTGCGCACGGTCATGTGCTCCTCAATGTCGGATGAATATCTTACCGGCATATTGTAACCCGCAAAAGGTACCATTTTAGCGCCAAGGCCTGCATGAAGATCATTAAGCTGGATTTTCTTTAATTCCATAAGTCTATCGTCGTGTTTTAAAGTGTCAAAGGTAGTAATTCTGTAACTACTGATTAAATCGGTTGCAAATTTCTAAAAATTTTGCTCGGCTTCTTCTACTTTCTTAACCAATGTTTGGTATTCATTGACGAATATGCGGTACGCTTCATCAGGAATTAAAGGTCTGAGGTCCTCCAGGCTTAACTCTGCATAATTATTGAGTTGCACCCGGGCACATTGCAAAATATAAGCTTTTAGGAGCTTAACTGATTTAGGGTTAATTTCTATTCCGTTCAGCAGAATGCTATATGCCTCAAACTTGTCTTTGATTCCCAGGTAATTGGCTGCAGCTATTGTCATCTCCTCCATAAAAGGGTTCCTATAAGCAATGGCTTTATAATTTTGCGTTGCTTTTGTAGTATCTCCGTTAGCTTCATTGATCAATGCAGTGAAATAAAGTTTCTCAAGCGTATGTGCCCGGTCAAACTCCACACCCTGGTTAATTTTAGTGGATAAACCCCGGATATTGCCCTGGGCAGCAAGCATTTTAAGTTCATACCACTGAATCTTGTCAAATAATGTGGGGTCAGTGATTTCCATGCCTGCCAGCCTGGCATAATAAATTATAGCTTCAGCGTCGAGGTCCTTTCTTCGGAGTTTACCTGACATATCAAGAATTGCCTGGCCTTTATAGTTGGTATTCTCCACCTGGTCTATTAGCCGATTAAACTTTGTGGTATCAGCGTAGTCTAGCAGATACCTGAGATAGAGGTACTTATGCTGGTCGGAGGCATTGGTATAAGCTTCTTCTGTCGTGGAAAGTATAGCAAGCATATTTTGGGAGATCTCTTTTGCTTTGCTGTCTCCTGTTTGAAGTAATTCTGCCCAGGCAGCCTTTGCTTCGTTAATTCTCCGGTCTTCTGTTAAAGCAATTGCAAGATTAAACTTTGCATTATTGTAATTGCGGTCTGCTGCCCATTTAAAATAATCTGCCGCTACATAAGGCACTTGCTGCTCCAGCGCCCATAAGCCGATCAGGTTAAAATATTCGCCCGCATTGAAAGTGCTGGTATTGGCAACCCAATTTAATTCTCTGAAAGCCTCCGAGACCTGATGGTTTTTATAAAGATTCAGGTACTGTGCCAGTTTAAGTTTTTCGCTGAAGTGCTGATTGCCAGCGTGGCTGATATATTTATTAAGCAAGGCAACTTGCAGAGAGTCACTACCAAAAAGCTGATTAAATGCGCCGTTATATACTATAGAGGCATCAAGAAATGTCAGCGAAGAATCTTCAGGAAGAAAATTCCTTTCAAAGTGTTGCCTGGCCTTGCTTTTTAGTACAAAGCTGTTATTTACAGATATTTTATCATTCGAAATATCAAAACCGCTAAGCACGGAATCAGGATTTATATTAATGTCGTTTTGTGCGATGAGCGCTAAAAGATTGCAGCCTGCTGCCTGTCGGGTATTCCTCTGCTCATAAGCCTCATTGAGGTAATAAGCAGCAGTGTCGATGATATTTGTTTTTGCATACGCCAGCCCTATATTGTTGAGTATAGCCCCATTGTCTGGTGACAACTCCAATCCCCGGTTAAGCGCAAAAAGAGCATCAAAGAACCGCGATTGCTCCATATAAATATTGCTCAGGTTAACATAGCTTTGGGGTGTAGGGTTTTTGGCAATAGCTGCTTTATAGTGTACAGCCGCCTTTACGTCATCGTTGCGTTTCAGGGTAAGCTGGCCAAGCATATAATGCGATTTATGGTTATTATACCCAAAGATCGAAGCCTCCTCATAATAAGTCTCAGCCAAGCTTTTTTCCCGGTTATACAGATGCAGGTCGGCTATGCCATTGTAGTAGGCAGCTATGCTTTGGTTTACCGGAACCTCCCAGTTGGACTTGGCCACAAAAGCTATAAAGGCAATAAGCCCTGCCAGCCTGAAAGTGAAATAAGGCATGGCCGTCGGGCGGTATAATACCTTGTATACCTGCATATTTCTTTTGAGGGGATCAAGAAAATTGCTGGTAATGTATATCACAAAAATAGCCCCATAGCCGAGATGAGAATAAATGATAAAATCCCTGAACACCTCTATGGCCGGGTCATTGAATGTAGCCATAAAATGGCTTAAGGTAATAAAGCAGCAAATAGCCATGGCGATAAATGCTATGGCGCCAAAGGGATAGAAATTGAATAGATATTTATACTGCTCTTCGCGCTGGCGAAAACCCCATATTCCAAGAACGGAAGAGATCAGGAGCAGCAAAAAAAGATTTACATAAATGAAGTTCCAGTCTATGACATGCGTTTCATGCAGATATGCCAATACCAGGTTAGCCAGATAAATTGTAGTAATAATGTAGAAATGAGAAATTGCATTTTTGTTGGTGCCGGTACCTGAACTGGTAAGCAGATAGATAAAAGCCGCTACAATCTCATGAGCAACAATAAGTATAAAAATAAGGCTGATGATGAGCGGGTTGGCCACACCATAAGTAGCGAGATAGAGAAAAGGCGTTTCAACCCCGGCAAACAGGGCGATAGCCAGGGCCAGAATAATAGTGATAACGGTAAAAGACGCTAATCTGACCAGGAAGCTTGTA
This region of Fulvivirga ulvae genomic DNA includes:
- a CDS encoding tetratricopeptide repeat protein, with product MQSIFFWKQWPAPYKQLYVGLILLAFICLGWFGYNYLSGPDTILGWDVIAKTEYVNVLIDSFKTGPFSLNTSADNALFIQQYSGSIPDINITSYYAMLIISTICIVLLLTVVTTLPRFWYFAGIALFAVVLVNFKFELLLLFGSEKKSGLILALVLFLPASYFFNSIKPNTSFLVRLASFTVITIILALAIALFAGVETPFLYLATYGVANPLIISLIFILIVAHEIVAAFIYLLTSSGTGTNKNAISHFYIITTIYLANLVLAYLHETHVIDWNFIYVNLFLLLLISSVLGIWGFRQREEQYKYLFNFYPFGAIAFIAMAICCFITLSHFMATFNDPAIEVFRDFIIYSHLGYGAIFVIYITSNFLDPLKRNMQVYKVLYRPTAMPYFTFRLAGLIAFIAFVAKSNWEVPVNQSIAAYYNGIADLHLYNREKSLAETYYEEASIFGYNNHKSHYMLGQLTLKRNDDVKAAVHYKAAIAKNPTPQSYVNLSNIYMEQSRFFDALFALNRGLELSPDNGAILNNIGLAYAKTNIIDTAAYYLNEAYEQRNTRQAAGCNLLALIAQNDININPDSVLSGFDISNDKISVNNSFVLKSKARQHFERNFLPEDSSLTFLDASIVYNGAFNQLFGSDSLQVALLNKYISHAGNQHFSEKLKLAQYLNLYKNHQVSEAFRELNWVANTSTFNAGEYFNLIGLWALEQQVPYVAADYFKWAADRNYNNAKFNLAIALTEDRRINEAKAAWAELLQTGDSKAKEISQNMLAILSTTEEAYTNASDQHKYLYLRYLLDYADTTKFNRLIDQVENTNYKGQAILDMSGKLRRKDLDAEAIIYYARLAGMEITDPTLFDKIQWYELKMLAAQGNIRGLSTKINQGVEFDRAHTLEKLYFTALINEANGDTTKATQNYKAIAYRNPFMEEMTIAAANYLGIKDKFEAYSILLNGIEINPKSVKLLKAYILQCARVQLNNYAELSLEDLRPLIPDEAYRIFVNEYQTLVKKVEEAEQNF